Proteins co-encoded in one Candidatus Stygibacter australis genomic window:
- a CDS encoding FlgD immunoglobulin-like domain containing protein yields the protein MIGKCKIIKIEGAFDGDHFEFSNCNFTNLKSFSICSLDSIEVNFANCSFEDNYRSLYITYRKEINGAVVETSNNVNATITECTFYDNYNGILIESGSGPENLNYLQVNSSDFGKLDGQTASGGNSIGIMAIGEESETTVKGCNFYDNDYGIFANKTLCQVGDDHDGNNFQYNEKPLYMSTMDDTVSIITYNTISNNETNGIYCYLGDFGINNNTISVNEGHGVVAISSVIRRYNFNDNDINNNGSIEIYASAENMRQLENGGNIIEDDSYVIPPSVIPLSIWKYYSDFDRYILAAEYADSLMNVFGNTIPDSTDSLRFYPSDTLYVFTESRNSSYNAGIAAYNNGEYNTAVAELSEYISENPYINRSHSALPYLYFAERRTSGNMAGYRQFSDTSLPYTTADTLMYWQMKLLYADSYLADHDYSEAIESYQEILENEPSYDDSLQAAIMQGYAYLKFTQEGERNSNIECLIQTSTLEDYCDYLLHCTDEETGNEEVIPVISRVFNYPNPFNPDTKICFQLREPSERVTVTVYNIKGQKVWEYTEYDLERGKQEVVWTGVNRSGRQVASGVYLYRIKADGCKRASKMLLLK from the coding sequence TACAAACCTTAAGTCTTTTTCTATTTGTTCACTTGATTCCATAGAAGTGAATTTTGCTAATTGCAGCTTTGAAGATAATTACCGCAGTTTATATATTACCTATAGAAAAGAGATCAATGGTGCAGTAGTAGAGACATCCAATAATGTGAATGCCACTATAACGGAATGCACATTTTATGATAACTATAATGGTATTTTGATTGAAAGCGGTTCTGGTCCAGAAAACCTGAATTATTTGCAAGTGAACAGCAGTGATTTTGGTAAATTAGATGGTCAAACAGCTTCCGGGGGAAACAGCATTGGTATAATGGCAATAGGAGAAGAATCTGAAACTACCGTCAAAGGGTGCAATTTTTATGATAATGATTATGGTATATTTGCCAATAAGACCCTTTGCCAGGTAGGCGATGATCATGATGGGAATAATTTCCAGTACAACGAGAAACCGTTATATATGAGTACTATGGATGATACTGTTTCGATAATTACCTATAATACAATATCTAATAATGAAACTAATGGAATTTACTGCTATCTGGGTGATTTCGGTATAAATAACAACACGATAAGTGTAAATGAAGGACATGGAGTAGTAGCAATATCATCAGTGATCAGAAGATACAATTTTAATGACAATGATATAAACAATAATGGCAGCATAGAGATCTACGCTTCAGCAGAAAATATGAGACAACTGGAAAATGGAGGAAACATAATAGAAGATGACAGTTACGTGATCCCTCCTTCAGTTATTCCCTTAAGTATCTGGAAGTATTACTCGGATTTTGACAGATATATACTTGCTGCTGAATATGCAGACAGTCTGATGAACGTATTTGGAAATACAATACCAGACAGTACAGATTCGCTGAGATTCTATCCATCAGATACACTCTATGTATTTACCGAATCAAGAAATTCATCTTATAATGCAGGCATAGCTGCCTATAATAATGGAGAGTATAACACTGCTGTAGCCGAATTAAGTGAATATATCAGTGAGAATCCCTATATAAACAGGTCACATTCTGCTTTACCTTACTTATATTTTGCAGAAAGAAGAACTTCAGGGAACATGGCAGGTTACAGGCAATTCTCAGATACTTCTCTGCCATATACAACAGCCGACACACTGATGTACTGGCAAATGAAATTGCTTTATGCTGATTCATATCTGGCAGATCATGACTATTCAGAAGCAATAGAATCTTATCAGGAGATACTTGAAAACGAACCATCCTATGACGATTCGCTTCAGGCTGCCATCATGCAGGGGTATGCATATTTGAAGTTCACGCAGGAAGGCGAAAGAAATAGTAATATTGAATGCTTAATTCAGACATCAACCCTGGAGGACTATTGTGATTACCTGCTGCATTGTACTGATGAAGAAACAGGCAATGAAGAAGTGATTCCTGTAATATCTAGAGTGTTCAATTACCCCAATCCCTTCAATCCTGATACGAAGATATGTTTTCAGTTGAGAGAACCATCAGAGAGAGTCACAGTAACAGTATATAATATCAAAGGACAAAAGGTGTGGGAATATACTGAGTATGATCTGGAAAGGGGGAAACAAGAAGTGGTATGGACAGGAGTAAACCGAAGTGGCAGGCAGGTAGCATCAGGTGTTTATCTTTACCGAATCAAAGCTGACGGATGTAAACGGGCGAGTAAGATGTTATTATTGAAATAG
- a CDS encoding FlgD immunoglobulin-like domain containing protein translates to MKNILVLLLLVSSIVILQATEIYGVIDEDTTIGPEGNPWYVTHNLTVNEDAALIILPGTEIYITAVNSDDFWNFAETGGGEADAKVITIYGSITAVGTESDSILFTRYPNTRNYRWGGIRMNSQNPEVSHYRHCIVEYTAFYSDGASYPSAGISSNIGIDITDCRFKDNYRSIRIYSHDIAEYPSLIYNCSFFNSGDKIIYYGNDSDTDIQITDNDYNISSIVARCSFHDCTFSSISGRNDFVFNTFNHIRNIGLYNNQNFYGNYLENCTSSFNSIRCDTLTAGVFRKNHLEHIHLSGIDEYKDISANKFNFFTDLDFDVKPDSRFYNNTSENSGMTIYCNYDSAGTQNIYNNFMYESSISGDITIGDYNYFNNILFGDDVGIIFHLDSGVFNGYNNYTDKWSLCAMLEEGEDTNYYNNIFNDVAGFIENNSYRYNRYFYNNFLTYNMPDFITDCGGNLEDMDIALAGVLIDTLNHTFALSDSSLCIDAGYEDTTFCNWDYSYNYSPFDGDGDGIAVVDIGPVEYGSYFTIGYVKCTVSDLQGVPLDIIRGEVAGECVEYTGLDGSFVMALPGGTYNLILDSPFYQQDSIFVAVNVADTSYVNMSLEATYPFVGSYEDELSEVDVISNVLAYPNPFNPETKISFELSSPAENVTVSIYNIKGQKVWEQELLDIDKGKQEVIWTGQNRSGRQVASGVYLYRVKAGKEKKSAKMLYLK, encoded by the coding sequence ATGAAAAATATTCTTGTTCTTCTATTATTAGTATCGAGTATTGTTATTTTGCAGGCAACAGAGATATATGGCGTGATAGACGAAGATACAACAATAGGACCGGAAGGTAATCCCTGGTATGTGACTCACAATCTTACTGTAAATGAAGATGCTGCCTTGATTATACTTCCTGGAACGGAGATTTATATAACAGCAGTTAACTCTGATGATTTCTGGAATTTTGCAGAGACAGGCGGAGGAGAGGCGGATGCAAAGGTTATTACCATATATGGTTCAATAACAGCAGTAGGAACTGAGTCAGACAGTATATTATTCACCCGTTACCCGAATACACGAAATTATAGATGGGGCGGTATACGCATGAATAGTCAAAATCCCGAAGTATCACATTACCGGCATTGTATAGTAGAATATACGGCTTTTTACAGTGATGGTGCAAGTTACCCATCTGCCGGTATATCCTCTAATATTGGAATTGATATAACGGATTGCAGATTCAAAGACAATTATCGAAGTATAAGAATATATAGTCACGATATTGCAGAATATCCATCATTAATATATAATTGCAGCTTCTTTAATTCTGGAGATAAAATAATTTACTATGGGAATGATTCTGATACAGACATTCAGATAACAGATAACGATTATAATATTTCTTCAATTGTTGCGAGGTGCAGTTTTCATGATTGCACTTTTAGTTCAATAAGTGGCAGAAATGATTTTGTCTTTAATACATTCAATCATATCAGAAATATCGGTCTTTATAATAATCAGAATTTTTATGGAAATTATCTTGAGAACTGTACATCATCATTTAATTCAATACGTTGTGATACTTTAACGGCAGGAGTGTTCAGAAAAAACCATCTGGAACACATACATTTATCGGGTATTGATGAATATAAAGACATATCTGCCAATAAATTCAACTTTTTTACTGATCTGGATTTTGATGTAAAACCAGACAGCCGGTTTTATAATAATACATCAGAAAACAGCGGTATGACTATTTACTGCAATTACGATTCAGCGGGAACTCAGAATATTTATAATAATTTTATGTATGAATCTTCTATTAGTGGTGATATAACAATAGGTGATTATAATTATTTCAATAACATATTATTTGGAGATGATGTAGGGATAATATTTCATTTGGACAGTGGCGTATTTAATGGATATAATAATTACACAGATAAATGGTCATTATGTGCAATGTTAGAAGAAGGTGAAGATACAAATTATTATAATAATATCTTTAATGATGTTGCTGGTTTCATAGAAAATAATTCATATAGATATAATAGATATTTTTATAATAATTTCCTAACCTATAATATGCCTGATTTTATCACTGATTGCGGGGGTAATCTGGAGGATATGGATATTGCCCTGGCGGGAGTGCTCATTGATACCTTAAACCACACATTTGCTCTATCAGACAGCAGTTTATGTATTGATGCGGGGTATGAAGATACCACATTTTGCAATTGGGATTACAGTTATAATTATAGTCCATTTGATGGTGACGGTGATGGGATAGCGGTAGTAGATATAGGTCCGGTGGAGTATGGCTCATATTTCACGATCGGGTATGTGAAATGCACTGTGTCTGATTTACAAGGCGTCCCTTTGGATATTATCCGGGGAGAAGTAGCAGGAGAATGCGTTGAATATACAGGACTTGATGGCAGTTTTGTGATGGCATTACCGGGAGGGACATATAATCTTATATTGGACAGTCCCTTTTATCAGCAGGACAGTATATTTGTGGCAGTGAATGTGGCAGATACCAGCTATGTGAACATGTCCCTGGAAGCTACTTATCCTTTTGTTGGTTCTTATGAAGATGAATTGTCGGAAGTAGATGTTATATCAAATGTGCTGGCATATCCTAATCCCTTCAATCCTGAGACCAAGATTAGCTTTGAATTAAGCAGTCCTGCAGAAAATGTAACTGTGTCTATCTATAACATCAAAGGTCAGAAGGTCTGGGAGCAGGAATTGTTAGATATTGATAAAGGCAAGCAGGAAGTAATCTGGACTGGTCAGAATAGAAGTGGCAGACAAGTAGCTTCAGGAGTATACTTATATCGAGTTAAAGCAGGTAAGGAAAAGAAATCTGCTAAGATGCTATACCTGAAATAG
- a CDS encoding T9SS type A sorting domain-containing protein, producing the protein MRYLFIVALLIIRISCIEATEIYGILDEDTIIGPDGNPWYVTHNLIVNEDATLTILPGTEISVTAAYTDDYYNFVADNSGEAEAKVITIYGKILAIGTEADSIFFTRNPDYPDYRWGGIRILSENPENSKFKHCEIKYTAYVNDNIGVSSYGINSQPGISIQYCYLQDNYRGIRIFEYENELYYPTNIYNCSFLDTNDRILFHGYDEDLAIRLCIENASNITQIFSCDFNSAGIDLLSGTNDIINCTFSNITQQFGFRISNNHDFYGNEVINLTSSSLNDVGSSWTDKGVFRKNYIHRVNCGYAMELELTDCEEVSDNHFSDLNIDMYMMPDSRFYNNTSENSGMTIMCNFDSAGTQNIYNNFMYESSISGDITIGDYNYFNNILFGDDVGIIFHLDGGVFNGYNNYTDKWSLCAILYEGDDTNYYNNIFNDVAGFIENNFYRYNRNFYNNFLTYNIPDFITDCGGNLEDMDIALAGVIIDTLNHTFALSDSSLCIDAGYEGTTFCNWDYNYNYSPFDGDGDGVAVVDIGPVEYGSYFTIGYVKCTVSDLDSVPLDIIRGEVAGECVEYTGLDGSFVMGLPEGTYTLNLTSPFYENDSLFVAVNVADTSFVNMSLEATYPFVEADEDELLVVELISDVVAYPNPFNPEVTISFSTTEGTGNTEISIFNIKGQRLRTFKIQNSSFKINQVVWDGTDEYGNRASTGVYLFRIKAGNNEQAGKILMLK; encoded by the coding sequence ATGAGATATTTATTTATTGTTGCATTATTAATTATAAGAATATCATGCATAGAAGCCACAGAAATTTATGGTATTTTAGATGAAGATACAATAATAGGACCAGATGGAAATCCATGGTATGTGACACATAATCTCATAGTGAATGAAGATGCAACTTTGACCATTTTACCCGGAACTGAAATATCTGTTACAGCCGCATACACTGATGATTACTATAATTTTGTAGCGGACAATAGTGGAGAAGCTGAAGCTAAAGTAATAACAATTTATGGTAAAATATTAGCTATCGGAACAGAAGCTGATAGTATATTTTTTACGAGAAATCCGGATTATCCTGATTATCGCTGGGGTGGAATTAGAATATTAAGTGAAAATCCAGAAAACAGTAAATTCAAGCACTGTGAAATTAAATACACAGCCTATGTTAATGATAATATTGGAGTATCATCTTATGGAATAAATTCACAACCTGGTATATCAATTCAATATTGTTATTTGCAAGATAATTATAGAGGAATAAGAATATTTGAATATGAAAACGAATTATATTATCCAACCAATATTTACAATTGTAGTTTTCTAGATACCAATGACAGGATTTTATTCCATGGCTATGATGAAGATTTAGCAATAAGACTATGCATAGAGAATGCTTCAAATATTACTCAGATATTTTCATGTGATTTTAATAGTGCCGGAATTGATTTACTTAGTGGAACTAATGATATAATTAATTGCACTTTTAGTAACATCACCCAACAATTTGGTTTTAGGATTTCCAACAATCATGATTTTTACGGCAATGAAGTAATCAATTTAACATCCTCATCATTAAATGATGTGGGCAGTTCCTGGACAGACAAGGGCGTATTCAGGAAAAACTATATTCATAGAGTAAATTGCGGATACGCAATGGAACTGGAGTTAACGGATTGTGAGGAAGTATCCGATAACCACTTCAGTGATCTTAATATCGATATGTATATGATGCCAGACAGCCGGTTTTATAATAATACATCAGAAAACAGCGGCATGACAATAATGTGCAATTTCGATTCAGCGGGAACTCAGAATATTTATAATAATTTTATGTATGAATCTTCTATTAGTGGTGATATAACAATAGGTGATTATAATTATTTTAATAACATATTATTTGGAGATGATGTAGGGATAATATTTCATTTGGACGGTGGCGTATTTAATGGATATAATAATTACACTGACAAGTGGTCATTATGTGCAATTTTATACGAAGGTGATGATACAAATTATTATAATAATATCTTTAATGATGTTGCTGGATTCATAGAAAATAACTTTTATAGATATAATAGAAATTTTTATAACAATTTCCTGACTTATAATATACCTGATTTTATCACTGATTGCGGGGGTAATCTGGAGGATATGGATATTGCTCTGGCGGGAGTGATCATTGATACCTTAAACCACACATTTGCTCTATCAGACAGCAGTTTATGTATTGATGCAGGGTATGAAGGCACCACATTTTGCAATTGGGATTATAATTATAATTATAGTCCTTTTGATGGAGATGGTGATGGAGTGGCAGTAGTGGATATTGGTCCGGTGGAGTATGGTTCATATTTCACGATCGGGTATGTGAAATGCACTGTGTCTGATCTGGATAGCGTCCCTTTGGATATTATCCGGGGAGAAGTAGCAGGAGAATGCGTGGAATATACTGGGTTAGACGGCAGCTTTGTGATGGGATTGCCGGAAGGGACATATACTTTGAATCTGACCAGTCCTTTTTATGAGAATGACAGTTTATTTGTGGCAGTGAATGTGGCAGATACCAGCTTTGTAAATATGTCACTGGAAGCTACTTATCCGTTTGTGGAAGCTGATGAAGATGAATTACTGGTAGTGGAGCTAATTTCTGATGTGGTGGCATATCCCAATCCCTTTAATCCGGAAGTTACAATTTCTTTTTCAACCACAGAGGGCACAGGGAACACAGAGATTTCAATATTTAATATCAAGGGGCAGCGTCTTCGCACATTCAAAATTCAAAATTCTTCATTCAAAATTAATCAGGTTGTCTGGGATGGTACTGATGAATATGGCAATAGAGCATCTACGGGAGTTTACCTGTTCAGGATAAAGGCAGGTAACAATGAGCAGGCAGGCAAGATACTGATGCTGAAGTGA
- a CDS encoding glutamate mutase L: protein MAQELRRIIATDCGSTTTKAILIEYIDGEYRQTVRGEAPTTVEAPLNDVTRGVINAVTELQELARLKYDNPNILLTNGETLIVPREGDNGADAYVSTSSAGGGLQMLVTGAVKKMSAESAERAALGAGAIVMDTIAIDDGRANYEKIECIRQLRPDMILMAGGIDTGTLKHPAEMAELVGAADPKPRLGSSYKLPVIYAGNTDARGIIREILEQKVDLIITDNLRPTMERENLSPARDKIHDLFMEHVMKQAPGYNKLMEWTIGPVNGKLENIPIMPTPAAVGNIMQTIARNYKIEVVGVDIGGATTDVFSVFTDENIFNRTVSANLGLSYSISNVLATAGIKNIMRWVPFDIDESEVRNMIKNKMIRPTTIPQKLEELVLEQAIAKEALKYAFIQHKEFAVSLKGAQRQRGIDEAFSQSTSGETIVNMMSLDLLVGSGGVLSHAPRRHQGVMMMIDAFLPEGITRLAVDSIFMMPHLGVLAEISEKAATEVFEKDCIVYLGTCVAPVGRGKYGKTALSAEITLPDGSTFKEDIPFGELRLLKCGVGEKAKAVLKPSQGLDLGEGKNQEITTELHGGVVGIVLDTRGRRPFDLPENTEERVRLLKKWMRELNAYPESILN, encoded by the coding sequence ATGGCTCAAGAGTTAAGGCGTATTATTGCTACTGATTGCGGTAGTACGACCACAAAAGCAATACTGATTGAGTATATTGACGGAGAATACCGGCAAACTGTACGTGGTGAAGCTCCCACTACTGTGGAGGCACCTCTCAACGATGTTACTAGAGGTGTGATCAATGCAGTAACTGAATTGCAGGAACTTGCCAGATTGAAGTATGATAATCCCAATATACTGCTTACGAATGGAGAAACTTTGATTGTACCCAGGGAAGGTGATAATGGAGCTGATGCTTATGTGTCTACTTCATCAGCCGGTGGGGGACTGCAGATGTTGGTTACAGGAGCAGTCAAGAAAATGTCCGCAGAAAGTGCTGAGCGTGCTGCTTTGGGTGCCGGTGCCATTGTTATGGATACGATCGCTATTGACGACGGGCGAGCTAATTATGAGAAAATTGAGTGTATAAGGCAATTACGGCCCGATATGATTCTCATGGCAGGCGGAATTGATACGGGTACCCTAAAGCATCCTGCTGAAATGGCGGAGTTGGTGGGAGCTGCTGATCCTAAACCGCGTTTGGGTTCCAGTTATAAACTCCCGGTTATCTATGCCGGTAATACTGATGCCAGGGGCATTATACGTGAAATTCTGGAACAAAAGGTGGACCTGATCATTACTGACAATTTACGCCCCACTATGGAACGCGAAAATCTGAGTCCCGCAAGAGATAAGATCCATGACCTTTTTATGGAGCACGTTATGAAACAGGCTCCCGGCTATAACAAATTGATGGAATGGACGATTGGTCCCGTCAATGGGAAACTGGAGAATATCCCGATCATGCCTACTCCCGCTGCTGTGGGAAATATTATGCAAACTATTGCCCGTAACTATAAAATCGAGGTTGTAGGGGTCGATATTGGTGGCGCTACTACTGATGTATTTTCCGTATTCACTGATGAGAACATCTTTAATAGAACCGTTTCTGCCAATCTGGGTCTGAGCTATAGTATCTCAAATGTGCTGGCTACTGCCGGTATCAAAAATATTATGCGCTGGGTTCCTTTTGATATTGATGAATCCGAAGTTCGGAATATGATCAAAAATAAAATGATCCGTCCTACAACTATTCCTCAAAAACTGGAAGAACTTGTTCTGGAACAGGCTATTGCCAAAGAAGCACTTAAATATGCCTTCATCCAGCACAAGGAATTCGCCGTCTCTCTTAAGGGCGCTCAACGTCAGCGTGGTATTGATGAAGCATTCTCACAAAGTACTTCTGGTGAAACTATTGTAAACATGATGTCCCTTGATCTGCTCGTTGGCTCTGGTGGAGTGCTTTCTCATGCTCCCCGCAGGCATCAGGGTGTGATGATGATGATCGATGCTTTCCTGCCGGAAGGGATCACTCGTCTCGCTGTGGATAGTATCTTTATGATGCCTCATCTTGGTGTATTGGCTGAAATATCTGAAAAAGCAGCTACAGAAGTTTTTGAAAAGGATTGTATCGTTTACCTGGGTACCTGCGTGGCACCTGTGGGTAGGGGCAAATATGGAAAAACAGCACTTTCTGCTGAGATCACTCTTCCAGACGGCTCCACATTCAAGGAAGATATCCCATTTGGTGAATTGAGATTATTGAAATGTGGCGTGGGAGAAAAGGCAAAAGCTGTTCTCAAACCATCTCAAGGTCTTGATCTTGGCGAAGGTAAAAATCAGGAAATTACTACTGAATTACATGGTGGCGTTGTGGGTATTGTGCTGGATACCAGAGGAAGAAGACCATTTGATCTTCCAGAAAATACTGAAGAACGCGTTAGATTATTAAAAAAATGGATGCGGGAACTGAATGCTTATCCCGAATCTATCTTAAATTAG
- a CDS encoding ComF family protein, protein MFLKALFDLIFPEICFCCGDRIEYQPAGDFEDERKQKLWEINRYLCPACLEHLVVLSDDICPKCGNPILPSGCPHCTKTKFLFNAARSVFLFDDRTRRLIHGLKYYRFRKVAPVLAAYASLYLENHWQWPKPDILIPVPLHKVKFRERGFNQSAEIGRWLAKFSGLEYHEDIITRNRYTRTQTSLGRSERLKNVKNAFTISNYQSLKNKTILLLDDVFTTGATCNSIAHILKKHGVRQVFVLTIARPSQIFT, encoded by the coding sequence ATGTTCCTGAAAGCTTTGTTTGATCTTATTTTCCCTGAAATCTGCTTTTGTTGCGGAGACAGGATCGAGTATCAGCCAGCAGGAGATTTTGAAGACGAAAGAAAACAAAAATTGTGGGAGATCAATCGCTATTTATGCCCTGCCTGCCTTGAACATCTGGTGGTCCTCTCTGATGATATCTGCCCCAAATGCGGTAACCCAATTCTACCATCTGGCTGTCCTCACTGCACTAAAACAAAATTTCTCTTTAATGCTGCCCGTTCAGTTTTTCTCTTTGATGACCGCACCAGAAGATTGATCCATGGATTAAAATACTACCGTTTCCGCAAAGTTGCTCCCGTTCTGGCTGCCTATGCCAGTCTCTATCTGGAAAATCACTGGCAGTGGCCAAAGCCTGATATCCTAATCCCGGTACCTCTTCATAAAGTGAAATTTCGCGAAAGAGGCTTTAATCAAAGTGCTGAAATCGGACGCTGGCTGGCAAAATTTTCAGGTCTGGAGTATCATGAAGATATCATTACCAGAAATCGTTATACCAGAACACAAACCAGCTTAGGGAGATCTGAACGGCTTAAAAATGTAAAAAATGCCTTCACAATCTCAAATTACCAGTCTCTTAAAAATAAAACCATACTTTTGCTGGATGATGTATTTACTACTGGAGCCACCTGTAACAGCATAGCCCATATATTAAAAAAGCATGGAGTTAGACAAGTCTTTGTCTTGACAATAGCAAGACCATCACAAATCTTTACTTGA
- the purB gene encoding adenylosuccinate lyase yields MIERYSRPEMSRIWELKNRYQCMLDVELAACRAMNETGIIPDEDLENILENADFNEERIDEIEKVTKHDVIAFLTCVAEYVGPSSRWIHYGMTSSDVLDTATSLQLLQAGGIIERDLMKLSEELKLRAEEYQNTLCIGRSHGIHAEPTSFGLKFALWYDEMQRNLRRLETAIESISVGQISGAVGNYAHLSPEIELLTCEYLDLTPVNVSTQVIQRDRIAEFLYALAAIGSTIEKISVEIRHLQRTEVREVEENFSSGQKGSSAMPHKRNPITTEQMTGMSRLLRSYAHTAMENNTLWHERDISHSSVERIILPDATIMVNYMLNKMITLIENLLVYPENMMKNLKLTNGLVFSQVLLLELAKTGISREESYAIVQKNAMQSWKTGEQFIDLVMVDEQIKEYLSDKEIKDIFSYGRYLKNVEFIYKRVFK; encoded by the coding sequence ATGATAGAGCGCTATTCAAGACCGGAAATGAGCAGGATATGGGAATTGAAAAATCGTTATCAGTGTATGCTGGATGTGGAACTGGCTGCCTGCCGTGCTATGAATGAGACCGGTATTATCCCCGATGAAGATCTGGAAAATATCCTGGAAAATGCAGATTTTAACGAGGAACGAATTGATGAGATAGAAAAGGTTACCAAGCATGATGTGATCGCTTTCCTCACATGCGTGGCAGAATATGTGGGACCTTCTTCACGCTGGATACATTATGGCATGACCTCTTCTGATGTGCTGGATACTGCCACATCTCTGCAACTGCTTCAAGCTGGCGGCATCATTGAGCGGGACTTAATGAAACTTTCAGAAGAATTGAAATTGAGAGCAGAAGAATATCAAAACACGCTTTGCATTGGCAGATCACATGGTATTCATGCTGAGCCCACCTCTTTCGGTCTTAAATTTGCTCTCTGGTATGATGAAATGCAGCGTAACCTGCGCAGACTGGAAACTGCCATTGAAAGTATTTCAGTGGGACAGATTTCCGGTGCTGTGGGAAATTATGCCCATCTTTCACCTGAAATAGAGCTGCTTACCTGCGAATATCTTGATCTGACACCGGTAAATGTATCCACTCAGGTGATCCAGCGGGATAGAATTGCTGAATTTCTTTACGCTCTGGCAGCCATAGGTTCCACAATTGAAAAAATATCGGTAGAGATCAGGCATTTGCAGCGTACTGAAGTGAGAGAAGTGGAAGAAAATTTCAGCAGTGGACAAAAAGGTTCTTCAGCAATGCCCCATAAAAGAAATCCTATCACAACAGAGCAAATGACTGGTATGTCGCGGTTATTACGTTCCTATGCCCACACAGCTATGGAAAATAATACACTCTGGCATGAACGTGATATCAGCCATTCTTCCGTGGAGCGCATTATTTTACCTGATGCCACTATAATGGTTAATTATATGCTCAATAAAATGATCACGCTTATCGAAAACCTGCTTGTTTATCCTGAAAATATGATGAAGAATCTTAAGCTCACTAATGGACTGGTATTTTCTCAGGTTTTACTCCTGGAACTGGCAAAAACTGGTATTTCACGCGAAGAATCTTATGCTATAGTACAGAAAAATGCCATGCAAAGCTGGAAAACCGGAGAACAATTTATTGATCTGGTAATGGTTGATGAACAGATAAAGGAATATTTGAGCGATAAGGAGATCAAAGATATCTTCAGCTATGGCCGTTATCTGAAAAATGTAGAATTTATCTACAAAAGGGTATTTAAATAA
- the lgt gene encoding prolipoprotein diacylglyceryl transferase, with the protein MIHNINPVILDLGMVQIRWYGFFYLLSFVLGYILLKKNLKYRNINLKSEDYETFIFNLCLGVIIGGRLGYILFYNLGFYLENPLKLLAVWEGGMSFHGGALGVIFVGWRFCKKHAVSFWQVADATAPIGTIGLALGRLGNFINGELYGKVTDLPWGIIFPGGGDQPRHPTQLYEMLFEGVILIIITQTILVKSRRNGLVFWSWLLGYGIFRFLIEFIRIPDEQLGYIWGFTTMGQILSTFMILAGLAGILFHKPDRKCVTSQ; encoded by the coding sequence ATGATACACAATATTAATCCTGTGATCTTAGATTTAGGGATGGTACAAATCCGCTGGTACGGTTTCTTTTATCTACTCAGTTTTGTCTTAGGATATATACTGCTGAAAAAGAATTTAAAATATCGAAATATAAATCTTAAGTCAGAAGATTACGAAACATTCATTTTTAATCTCTGCCTGGGTGTGATCATTGGTGGCAGGCTGGGTTATATTTTATTTTATAATCTGGGATTCTATCTGGAAAATCCACTCAAGCTCCTGGCTGTCTGGGAAGGTGGTATGAGCTTCCATGGTGGAGCTTTAGGAGTTATCTTTGTAGGCTGGAGATTTTGCAAAAAGCATGCTGTAAGTTTCTGGCAGGTGGCAGATGCTACTGCTCCCATTGGCACTATAGGGCTTGCTCTAGGCAGGCTGGGAAATTTTATTAATGGTGAATTGTATGGCAAGGTTACTGACCTGCCCTGGGGAATTATCTTTCCTGGAGGTGGTGATCAGCCTCGGCATCCCACCCAGCTATATGAGATGCTTTTTGAAGGGGTAATTCTCATTATTATTACGCAGACTATATTAGTAAAATCCCGTAGAAATGGACTGGTTTTCTGGAGTTGGCTGCTGGGATATGGGATTTTCCGTTTTCTCATTGAATTTATCAGGATTCCTGATGAACAGCTTGGTTATATTTGGGGATTCACAACTATGGGACAAATTTTAAGTACATTTATGATCCTGGCAGGTCTGGCTGGCATTCTATTTCATAAACCGGACAGGAAATGCGTTACAAGTCAATAA